The Brevundimonas sp. SORGH_AS_0993 genome segment TGTACTGATTCAGACCATAGGGCTGGTTGTCGTTCTGGCGCTTCTCGTTCTGGACCACACCCCGCTGAAGGTCCAGCGTCTCCTGGGTGATGGCGCCCAGCATATAGCCCATGCGGTCGCTCTCCAGGAACAGGGCCTGCTCCAGCGCCGGGGTCGGCACGGTCTCGAAATAGTTGGTGCGGTCGAACCAGGTCGTGCCGTTCATGTCCGTCGCGCCCATGTTGCGCATCGGGGTGAAATAGCTGCCCGGCGCATTCTCGGACCCGCCGAACATCAGGTGTTCGAACAGGTGGGCGAAGCCCGTCTTGCCGGCCGGCTCGTCCTTGGAGCCGACGTTGTACCAGACCGAAACCGCCACCACCGGCGCCTTGTGATCCTCGTGCACCAGGACGGTCAGGCCGTTGGCCAGGGTGAACTTGGCGTAGGGGATGTCCACTTCGCGGACCAGTTCGGACACCGGCGCGGCCTGAACGGCGGGCGCGGCGGCCGGGGCGTTCCGAGCGGCGGGGGCCGAGGCCCAGACAGGGGTGGAAACCGCCAGAAGGGCGGCGGCGGCGACGAGAGACCCGGTGCGGCGCATGAAAGCAGACATCCTTGGATTTCAGATGTTGGAACCATAACCCCGGTCGCTCGTGTGACAACGCGACGGAATGACCATGACAAAAGCTTAATCTTGGTCCGCCCGGACGCCGGCGGCGGGCCCGAAACAGGGCGGAAAAGGTTGCATCGCCGGACCCCCGGTCTTATGCGCGCCTCAACTCCCCGTCCGTCGCGCCACTTGTTTTCGAAAGAGCCGCCATGTCCGCCCCCGCCGACAAGCCCGTCAAGAAAGTCGTCCTCGCCTATTCCGGCGGGCTGGACACCTCCATCATCCTGAAGTGGCTGCAGACCGAATATGACGCGGAGGTCGTGACCTTCACCGCCGACCTGGGCCAGGGCGAGGAACTGGGCCCGGCGCGCGAGAAGGCGCTGAAGCTGGGCATCAAGCCCGAGAACATCTTCATCGACGACCTGCGCGAAGAATTCGTGCGCGACTTCGTCTTCCCCATGTTCCGCGCCAACGCCCAGTACGAGGGCGACTATCTGTTGGGCACCTCCATCGCCCGGCCGCTGATCTCCAAGCGCCAGATCGAGATCGCCCGTCAGGTCGGCGCTGACGCCGTCTGTCATGGCGCCACCGGCAAGGGCAACGACCAGGTCCGCTTCGAGATCGGCTACTACGCCCTGGAGCCTGACATCCGCGTCATCGCCCCCTGGCGCGAGTGGGAGTTCCGCAGCCGCGAGGCCCTGCTGGACTTCGCCGAGAAGAACCAGATCCCCATCGCCAAGGACAAGCGCGGCGAGGCGCCCTTCAGCGTCGACGCCAACCTTCTGCACTCCTCCTCCGAGGGCAAGGTGCTGGAGGACCCGGCGGTCGAGGCGCCCGAGTTCGTCCACCAGCGCACCATCAGCCCCGAAGACGCGCCGGATGTGGCCACCGTCATCGAGATCGGCTTCGAGAAGGGCGACGCCGTCTCCATCAACGGCGAGGCCATGAGCCCGGCGACGATCCTGACCGCCCTGAACCAGTACGGCCACGACAACGGCGTCGGCCGTCTGGACCTGGTCGAGAACCGTTTCGTCGGCATGAAGTCGCGCGGCGTCTATGAGACCCCCGGCGGGACCATCCTGATCGCGGCCCACCGCGGCATCGAAAGCATCACCCTGGACGGCGGCTCCATGCACCTGAAGGACCAGCTGATGCCGAAATACGCCGAGCTGATCTACAACGGCTTCTGGTTCTCGCCCGAGCGCGAGATGCTGCAGGCCGCCATCGACAGGTCGCAGGAAAAGGTCACGGGCACGGTCAGGGTCAAGCTGTACAAGGGCAATGTCTCGATCATCGGCCGCGAGAGCCCCTACAGCCTGTACGATCAGGACCTGGTGACGTTCGAGGAAGGCGTCCAGGCCTACGACCACAAGGACGCGGCCGGCTTCATCAAGCTGAACGCGCTTCGCCTGCGCGTCTTGGCCAAGCGCGACGCGCGCAAAGGCTGAAAACTCCCGCCGGCGCGAGAGAGGGAGCGCAGGGCGACGCTCGCCTTCCTCCTTTCGCTCAAGGATGCGCCCCTCGCTTGACTCAGGATTGAGAACGCGGTTCTGCATCTCTGTCGATCGTGAGATGCATGGATCATCCGATGCTGTCGCTGCTGCGTTTCTCCGGCCGTTTGGGTCGTGAGTCCTATGGTCTTCTGACAGCCGTCTTCTCGGGTCTGGTGTTTATTCTTGCCGCCCCTGCGGGCCAGCCGTTCACCCAGTTGTTGAGTGCGCCCTGGATGGTCTTGGGGCGTGCTCTGGACGGCCTTGTCCACCTGTCCCCCGGCCCCCTCGACGTGATGGCTTCCCTCGCTGTGGCCCTTCCGCTGCTCTGGTTGTTCTGCGCCTTGACCGTAGGGAGGCTCCGTGACCTCGGTCAGTCTCTGTGGTGGACCGTGCTGGTGGTGGCTTCGGGCGTGACTGTGCCGATCATGATCGCCCTATCTCTCTGCCCCTCCGCAGAGACCCGGTCCGTCGAGAGCGCCAGCCTCCGCCATGCCTGATCTCTAAGGAGTCGCTATTTCTGGACGGAGTGATCCGGCCGCAAACGGCGACTTCTCCAAAGGGTGGTTTCTACTTCCGCGCGATCCTCAGGATCGCCCGGCTGCGGTCGTCCGTGACCCAGATCGCGCCGTCGGCGGCGACGGCCATGACCACCGGCGAGCCGCGCGGCTGACGGCCCGCGACCAGATCCCAGCCGGGCGTCAGCACCTTGCCGCGCACGCTGGGCGCGCCTGTCGGATAGGGCGCCGAACCGCGTGGATACAGGGCGTAGCGGCCGCCGATGTCGGTCAGGGGCCGCCCCTGCCCGTCCGTCTCGACCGCCACGATCCGTCCGCCCGTGCGGCGAAAGCCGTGCCAGGTCATCAGCAGCCTGCCGCGCAGTTCGGGGAACATCGCGCCGTCGTAATAGAGCAGGTCCAGCGGCGCGGCGTGCGGGGGCAAGAGGGCGACCGGCCTCTGTCGCTGACCGCATCGCGCCTGGGCCGCGCTCCAGCCGGGCAGGGGTGTCCCCAGATCGACGCAATAGGGCCAGCCGTAATCTCCGCCCCGGCGCAGCACGTTGATCTCGTCATAGGGATGGTCGGGCGTGGTCAGATCGACCGAATTCTCGCCCTGCAGGATCGTGCCCGACGGATGCCGCACCAGGGCGATGGAGTTTCGAAGGCCCGAGGCGAAGACCGTGCTGTCCTCGGCCCACCGTCCGTTTCCCAGATAGGCGTGACGCCGCACCTGGGCCGTCTCGGCGCTGTCGATACAGGCGCCAGAGGCCGTCGTGTGCGGCCGGCCCTGGGCGTCCACGCAACGGTCGCTGGGCGCCCCGACATTGACCAGCAGCGCCCCGTCCCCGTCGAAGATGAAGCTGGACAGCGGGTGGCGGTTGTCGTGCAGCCGGTTGTCCGGCAGGCCGCCGATGACGGTGCGGACGCTGGCCTGCGGGTCAGCGGCGTCCGGGTCCAGCGTCAGGATGCGGTTCATCTCGGACACATAGATGCGGCCGTCGGGTCCGCGCGCCACCGTATGGGGCAGGCTGAGCCCCTGGACCAGGCGACGCAAGCGCGGCGCGCCCTCGGCGTCGAACGACAGACGCCAGACCGCGCCCTGTCCCGCCGTCCAGGCCCCCAGGTCCGTCACCAGCCAGTCGCCGTTCGCCAGAGGCGACAGGCCGCGCGGCGTGCGCGGGCCGTCCGTCCCGTCGCCCTGCCAGACCAGCCCCATGCAGTAGCCCGCCGCCATGCCGACGGCGGTTGCGGGCCGCCCGGCGCAATCGCCCTGAACCGCATAGGGGCGCGGCGCGGCCGCCGCAGCCGGATCGGCGTTCGCCACGACAGCGGCGGCGACAAGGCCAACGACTAACGCGGCGGCGAGGGAC includes the following:
- a CDS encoding argininosuccinate synthase codes for the protein MSAPADKPVKKVVLAYSGGLDTSIILKWLQTEYDAEVVTFTADLGQGEELGPAREKALKLGIKPENIFIDDLREEFVRDFVFPMFRANAQYEGDYLLGTSIARPLISKRQIEIARQVGADAVCHGATGKGNDQVRFEIGYYALEPDIRVIAPWREWEFRSREALLDFAEKNQIPIAKDKRGEAPFSVDANLLHSSSEGKVLEDPAVEAPEFVHQRTISPEDAPDVATVIEIGFEKGDAVSINGEAMSPATILTALNQYGHDNGVGRLDLVENRFVGMKSRGVYETPGGTILIAAHRGIESITLDGGSMHLKDQLMPKYAELIYNGFWFSPEREMLQAAIDRSQEKVTGTVRVKLYKGNVSIIGRESPYSLYDQDLVTFEEGVQAYDHKDAAGFIKLNALRLRVLAKRDARKG
- a CDS encoding DUF805 domain-containing protein is translated as MLSLLRFSGRLGRESYGLLTAVFSGLVFILAAPAGQPFTQLLSAPWMVLGRALDGLVHLSPGPLDVMASLAVALPLLWLFCALTVGRLRDLGQSLWWTVLVVASGVTVPIMIALSLCPSAETRSVESASLRHA
- a CDS encoding sorbosone dehydrogenase family protein, which encodes MPRRLSSLAAALVVGLVAAAVVANADPAAAAAPRPYAVQGDCAGRPATAVGMAAGYCMGLVWQGDGTDGPRTPRGLSPLANGDWLVTDLGAWTAGQGAVWRLSFDAEGAPRLRRLVQGLSLPHTVARGPDGRIYVSEMNRILTLDPDAADPQASVRTVIGGLPDNRLHDNRHPLSSFIFDGDGALLVNVGAPSDRCVDAQGRPHTTASGACIDSAETAQVRRHAYLGNGRWAEDSTVFASGLRNSIALVRHPSGTILQGENSVDLTTPDHPYDEINVLRRGGDYGWPYCVDLGTPLPGWSAAQARCGQRQRPVALLPPHAAPLDLLYYDGAMFPELRGRLLMTWHGFRRTGGRIVAVETDGQGRPLTDIGGRYALYPRGSAPYPTGAPSVRGKVLTPGWDLVAGRQPRGSPVVMAVAADGAIWVTDDRSRAILRIARK